The proteins below are encoded in one region of Streptomyces cyanogenus:
- a CDS encoding ABA4-like family protein, producing the protein MTGFLFELSFWLAAPVWLLMIFVPAWGPTARIAASPMTVVPVLLVYLALAIPVLPELWTAVSSPDLDTFRELTALADGAGAIWAQVIAWDLLIGQWMYREARRLQISALLMGPLLVLTILLSPFGLLVFLGVRAVRSRRSAHDALTAGSTPRPRMPSPSARSRH; encoded by the coding sequence GTGACCGGATTCCTCTTCGAACTCTCCTTCTGGCTGGCCGCACCCGTCTGGCTGCTGATGATCTTCGTCCCCGCCTGGGGTCCGACTGCCCGCATCGCCGCCTCACCGATGACCGTGGTGCCCGTACTGCTCGTCTACCTCGCGCTCGCGATCCCGGTGCTCCCCGAACTATGGACCGCGGTCAGCAGCCCGGACCTCGATACCTTCCGTGAACTGACCGCCCTCGCGGACGGCGCGGGAGCCATCTGGGCGCAGGTCATCGCCTGGGACCTTCTCATCGGGCAGTGGATGTACCGGGAGGCCAGGAGGCTGCAGATCTCCGCCCTGCTCATGGGGCCCCTGCTGGTCCTCACGATCCTGCTGTCGCCCTTCGGGTTGCTGGTGTTCCTGGGGGTACGCGCGGTGAGGTCGCGGCGTTCGGCCCACGACGCCCTCACGGCCGGGTCGACTCCGAGACCCCGAATGCCGTCCCCTTCGGCCCGGTCACGGCACTAG
- a CDS encoding transposase, with translation MEEGVYPLPPVCPGRCVHPTLTTDPGPSRHSRRHRLAGPDRLHHRPCAPARRRHRPKWGNHRSDEPEDHALGRSRGGLTSKIHLACEGKGRPLAILVTPGQRHDSICARPLLERIRVPRIGLGRPRCKPDQVVADKAYSSRGFRAYLRKRGLGHVISEKTDQRRHRHNRGRHGGRPPGSDRKIYR, from the coding sequence GTGGAAGAGGGTGTATACCCGCTTCCGCCGGTATGCCCTGGACGGTGTGTTCATCCGACCCTTACAACAGATCCAGGCCCAAGCCGGCACAGCCGGCGACATCGACTGGCTGGTCCGGATAGACTCCACCATCGTCCGTGCGCACCAGCACGCCGCCGCCACCGGCCGAAATGGGGGAACCACCGCTCGGACGAACCGGAGGATCACGCCCTCGGCCGGTCCCGAGGCGGACTGACCTCCAAAATCCACCTCGCATGCGAAGGCAAGGGCCGCCCGCTCGCGATCCTCGTGACACCAGGTCAGCGCCACGACAGCATCTGCGCACGCCCCCTGCTGGAACGGATCCGCGTCCCCCGCATCGGCCTGGGCCGACCGCGCTGTAAGCCCGACCAGGTCGTTGCAGACAAGGCCTACAGCTCCCGCGGCTTCCGCGCCTACCTGCGTAAACGTGGCCTCGGGCATGTCATCTCCGAGAAGACCGACCAGCGCCGACACCGGCACAACCGCGGCCGCCACGGCGGCAGGCCGCCGGGATCCGACCGGAAAATCTACCGCTGA
- a CDS encoding FAD-dependent oxidoreductase — protein MHTPVTIVGAGLGGLTLARILHVHGIPVTVYEAESSPSARAQGGLLDIHDYNGQLALKAAGLMEEFHAIVLEGRQALRVLDPDGTVLLDQADDGTGGRPEVQRGDLRQVLLDSLPAGAVRWGHKVSRTRALGEGRHEVTFADGTTVVTSLLVGADGAWSRVRPLLSTATPEYTGTSVVETYLFDAGTRHPAAAKAVGGGMLIAPSPGREIFAHREKDDTLHAYVGLSEPQDWFAAIDFADAATATARIAQEFDGWAPELTALITDSDTAPVWRPLYALPTGHRWNRVPGVTLLGDAAHLAAPNGEGANLAMLDGAELGEALAAHPDDIETALTEYEHTMFLRGAETVTDEMPGIDSADNTARSLINMFTEKGQ, from the coding sequence ATGCACACCCCAGTCACGATCGTCGGCGCCGGACTCGGCGGACTCACACTGGCCCGCATCCTGCACGTTCACGGAATCCCGGTCACGGTCTACGAGGCGGAGTCCTCTCCCTCGGCGCGCGCGCAGGGCGGACTGCTCGACATCCATGACTACAACGGGCAGCTCGCACTCAAGGCGGCCGGGCTGATGGAGGAGTTCCATGCCATCGTTCTGGAGGGCCGCCAGGCGCTGCGGGTCCTCGATCCGGACGGGACTGTCCTGCTCGACCAAGCCGACGACGGCACGGGCGGGCGCCCCGAGGTGCAGCGCGGCGACCTGCGACAGGTCCTGCTCGACTCGCTCCCGGCAGGCGCCGTGCGGTGGGGGCACAAGGTCAGCCGCACCCGTGCCCTCGGCGAGGGGCGCCACGAGGTGACGTTCGCCGATGGCACCACCGTCGTCACCAGCCTGCTGGTCGGCGCGGACGGCGCGTGGTCACGGGTCCGGCCGCTGCTGTCCACCGCCACACCCGAATACACCGGCACTTCGGTCGTCGAGACCTACCTGTTCGACGCCGGCACACGGCACCCGGCCGCCGCGAAGGCGGTCGGCGGCGGGATGCTGATCGCTCCCTCGCCGGGCAGGGAGATCTTCGCTCATCGGGAAAAGGACGACACCCTGCACGCCTACGTGGGGCTGTCCGAGCCGCAGGACTGGTTCGCCGCCATCGATTTCGCCGATGCCGCCACGGCCACCGCGCGGATCGCGCAGGAATTCGACGGCTGGGCACCGGAGCTCACCGCACTGATCACCGACAGCGACACCGCACCGGTTTGGCGCCCCCTCTACGCTCTGCCGACCGGCCACCGGTGGAACCGGGTGCCCGGGGTGACCCTGCTCGGCGACGCCGCCCACCTCGCGGCTCCCAACGGCGAGGGCGCCAACCTGGCCATGCTCGACGGCGCCGAACTCGGTGAAGCCCTCGCCGCGCACCCCGACGACATCGAGACGGCGCTCACCGAGTACGAGCACACCATGTTCCTGCGCGGCGCCGAGACCGTCACCGACGAGATGCCCGGGATCGACTCCGCCGACAACACAGCCCGCAGCCTGATCAACATGTTCACCGAGAAGGGCCAATGA